Proteins found in one Candidatus Gastranaerophilales bacterium genomic segment:
- the infC gene encoding translation initiation factor IF-3 translates to MINERIRAKEVRLIDENGENLGVIATQKAQEMANDRNLDLVIISPNQAPPVAKILDYGKFKFETEKKAKEAKKKQHVVELKEIKLRYKIDTHDYNVRIRSIKKFIEAGNKVKVVVMLRGREMQHSQLAFDLANRILADLAELPHTVERQPSLEGKNLLTILAPSS, encoded by the coding sequence CTGATAAATGAAAGAATCAGAGCCAAAGAAGTAAGACTGATAGATGAAAATGGCGAAAATTTAGGCGTTATTGCTACGCAAAAAGCTCAGGAAATGGCAAACGACAGAAATTTAGACCTTGTAATAATCAGCCCCAACCAAGCCCCTCCGGTTGCAAAAATTTTAGATTACGGCAAATTTAAGTTTGAAACTGAAAAAAAAGCCAAAGAAGCGAAGAAAAAACAACACGTAGTTGAGTTGAAAGAAATTAAACTTCGTTATAAAATAGACACCCATGACTACAACGTTAGGATAAGAAGCATCAAGAAATTTATTGAGGCTGGAAATAAAGTTAAGGTCGTGGTAATGTTAAGGGGAAGAGAAATGCAGCACAGTCAATTGGCATTTGATCTGGCAAACAGAATACTTGCTGATTTAGCTGAATTACCTCATACAGTTGAAAGACAACCATCGCTGGAAGGCAAAAATCTTTTAACAATTTTAGCCCCGTCAAGTTAG
- a CDS encoding ATP-binding cassette domain-containing protein: protein MIEVKNIYKKFDDKEVLKNISFAVNEGETLAIVGFSGSGKSTILNIISGLLAPDKGKIILSDHNLAMIFQYSALFDSLDISENIAFALNESDKYKTLYKKEQIENLVKEKLKIVGLSGIEDDMPSELSGGMQKRISFARAIITNPKIILYDEPTSGLDPISSTVIEDYMVVLKQELKAASIVVTHQMSTITRTADRVIMLYNANIVWEGTPQEMLLCNSPYTKQFVKAEKEGPMRTAAGI, encoded by the coding sequence ATGATTGAAGTAAAAAATATATACAAAAAATTTGATGACAAAGAGGTACTCAAAAATATCTCCTTCGCTGTTAATGAGGGGGAAACCCTTGCAATAGTCGGCTTTAGCGGTTCAGGCAAAAGTACAATACTTAATATAATAAGCGGGTTATTAGCTCCCGATAAAGGCAAAATTATTTTATCGGACCATAATTTAGCGATGATTTTTCAATATTCCGCATTATTTGACAGTTTGGATATTTCTGAAAATATTGCCTTTGCTCTGAATGAAAGCGATAAATACAAAACGCTTTATAAAAAAGAACAAATAGAAAATTTGGTAAAAGAAAAACTAAAAATTGTAGGGTTATCTGGGATTGAAGATGATATGCCGAGCGAATTATCGGGCGGAATGCAGAAACGTATAAGCTTTGCACGTGCCATTATTACAAACCCGAAAATAATTTTATACGATGAACCTACTTCAGGGCTAGACCCTATTTCTTCAACCGTTATAGAAGATTATATGGTAGTATTGAAACAGGAACTAAAAGCCGCCTCAATTGTTGTAACACACCAGATGTCAACAATTACAAGAACGGCTGACAGAGTAATAATGTTATATAACGCAAATATAGTTTGGGAGGGAACACCCCAGGAAATGCTGCTTTGCAATTCACCTTACACAAAGCAGTTCGTAAAAGCGGAAAAAGAAGGTCCGATGAGAACCGCAGCAGGGATATAA
- the rplT gene encoding 50S ribosomal protein L20 yields MARVKRGNVLRKRHKKILKLAKSFIGARSRIFKVANQAVMKSLKYQYRDRRVRKRVMRRLWIARINAAARINGISYSRLTNALKKANIILNRKMLADVAVKDAVAFTKIVDTAKKAV; encoded by the coding sequence ATGGCAAGAGTTAAACGCGGAAATGTTTTAAGAAAAAGACATAAAAAGATTTTAAAATTAGCTAAAAGCTTTATCGGCGCAAGAAGCCGTATATTCAAAGTTGCTAACCAAGCAGTTATGAAGTCGTTGAAATACCAATATCGCGACCGTCGGGTCAGAAAAAGAGTAATGAGAAGACTTTGGATTGCAAGAATTAACGCTGCTGCAAGAATAAACGGTATTAGCTACAGCAGATTGACCAATGCTCTTAAAAAAGCGAACATAATACTTAACAGAAAAATGTTGGCTGATGTTGCGGTTAAAGATGCCGTTGCTTTTACTAAAATTGTCGACACAGCAAAAAAAGCTGTTTAG
- a CDS encoding MlaD family protein, producing MKFTPALKVGIITILSLMILIMSIMWLKGRALTGANRIDVIFKDVDGMRAGSGVQIMGLRVGQVEEITPFISTDLSYVKVKFVITEPGVEVPLGAEISIQQSGIIGEKFIEITPPVLREAYIPLSDLKNGKLPISKGDAVQIYANIDDKVVLKDIGNIKAIEMIDIRLLPISLQKQFCCKTLYKISYIVTTPGLTLPENLTPSVAYHSNVNKLLLNTYSKSIYYEETGQQFTVIEPVRIKEFLDMQIEAARALNETNNKINSILSDEVVNDVRIALSNVKDISLKTSELIDKTTILVEGSRNDIDKLLKMANKLSEELAILANNVNSIAGDPEFKKSVIETTKSVNESSKQICKLLKDDKTQQTLDYLNETAKNLSEISATVNELSKDDDIKKKVNLTVDNMNKSMSSLSSVLAKVDNMSCEDQAKIKSIIDDTKDTSENLKKFSEKLNKRFLLFRLLF from the coding sequence ATGAAATTTACACCGGCACTAAAAGTAGGAATAATAACGATACTATCTTTAATGATATTAATAATGTCTATTATGTGGTTAAAAGGACGGGCTTTGACAGGCGCTAATCGGATTGACGTTATTTTTAAAGACGTTGACGGTATGAGAGCAGGTTCGGGCGTTCAAATAATGGGGCTTCGTGTCGGGCAGGTAGAAGAAATTACTCCTTTTATTTCTACCGATTTAAGCTATGTAAAAGTAAAATTTGTAATAACAGAACCCGGGGTAGAAGTGCCTTTGGGTGCGGAAATTTCCATACAGCAATCAGGGATTATAGGTGAAAAATTTATTGAGATAACTCCTCCTGTGCTGAGAGAAGCTTATATTCCGCTATCAGACCTTAAAAACGGAAAATTACCCATTTCTAAAGGCGATGCCGTACAAATATATGCTAATATCGATGATAAAGTGGTATTAAAGGATATAGGTAATATAAAAGCAATAGAAATGATTGATATAAGGTTGTTACCTATTTCTCTTCAGAAACAGTTTTGCTGCAAAACATTGTATAAAATCTCTTATATTGTAACAACGCCCGGGCTGACATTACCTGAGAACCTTACTCCGTCTGTTGCTTATCATAGTAATGTAAACAAATTGCTTTTGAACACTTACTCAAAAAGCATTTATTATGAAGAAACCGGCCAACAATTTACTGTTATTGAGCCTGTGAGAATAAAAGAATTTTTAGATATGCAGATTGAAGCTGCAAGAGCCTTGAACGAAACAAATAACAAAATAAATTCTATTTTAAGCGATGAAGTTGTTAACGACGTGAGAATTGCATTAAGCAACGTTAAAGATATATCGCTTAAAACCTCTGAACTTATTGATAAAACAACAATTCTTGTAGAGGGTTCAAGGAACGATATAGACAAACTCTTAAAAATGGCTAACAAGCTCTCGGAAGAACTTGCTATTCTTGCAAATAATGTTAATTCTATAGCAGGCGACCCTGAATTTAAAAAATCAGTTATCGAAACAACAAAATCAGTAAACGAGTCGTCAAAACAAATTTGCAAGCTCTTAAAAGATGATAAAACCCAACAAACTCTTGATTACTTAAACGAAACCGCCAAGAACTTATCTGAAATTTCAGCTACAGTTAATGAGCTTTCAAAAGACGACGATATCAAGAAAAAAGTGAACCTTACGGTTGATAATATGAATAAATCAATGTCATCTTTATCAAGCGTCCTTGCAAAAGTAGACAATATGT
- the rpmI gene encoding 50S ribosomal protein L35 — protein MPKMKTHKAGAKRYKVTASGKILREKAGKKHLLAHKGADRKRRLTGTREVSPANLEKIKLELPYIKKFR, from the coding sequence ATGCCAAAAATGAAAACGCATAAAGCCGGCGCAAAAAGATACAAAGTTACTGCAAGTGGCAAAATTCTTCGTGAAAAAGCCGGTAAAAAACACCTTTTAGCTCACAAAGGAGCTGACAGAAAAAGAAGGTTAACAGGAACAAGGGAAGTTTCTCCTGCTAATCTTGAAAAAATTAAATTAGAGTTACCATACATTAAAAAATTCCGATAG
- a CDS encoding ABC transporter permease, with translation MQNTKLKNIIQDSLLFKGISHNFRNLSDFLECVGHIGITFKEVLFLFFSGKIKFKRIIIEANRIGVDSLPLTMMISWLAGMIIALQLAIEMVKQGGGEFVGAFVTLVMLKELGPIMAAFAVVFMEGSSMAAEIASMKISNQVDAMKTLQVNPLAYLIAPKVAGAILIMPFITVIANTVGILGGLFTSVTNTELAVPAYLESIRLGLSIKDIVASLTKGAVFGCLIAIICSSIGYQTKGGAIDVGKSTTKAVVWSIVAAAIFDYIISAIFID, from the coding sequence ATGCAAAATACAAAATTGAAAAATATTATTCAAGACTCTCTGCTTTTTAAAGGTATAAGTCATAATTTCAGGAATTTATCCGACTTTTTAGAATGTGTCGGACATATAGGCATAACCTTCAAAGAAGTTTTATTTCTTTTCTTCAGTGGCAAAATCAAATTTAAAAGAATAATAATTGAAGCGAACAGGATAGGGGTGGATTCACTCCCTCTTACCATGATGATTTCCTGGCTTGCAGGCATGATTATAGCTCTGCAGCTTGCTATAGAAATGGTCAAACAGGGCGGGGGAGAATTTGTAGGTGCTTTTGTAACTCTGGTTATGCTGAAAGAACTCGGTCCCATTATGGCGGCATTTGCCGTAGTTTTTATGGAAGGCTCATCTATGGCAGCTGAAATAGCCTCTATGAAAATATCCAATCAGGTTGATGCAATGAAAACCCTTCAAGTCAATCCGTTGGCATATTTGATTGCGCCAAAAGTTGCAGGAGCAATATTAATTATGCCGTTTATTACGGTTATAGCGAATACAGTGGGAATACTCGGAGGGCTTTTTACAAGTGTTACCAATACCGAGCTTGCAGTCCCTGCCTATTTAGAATCCATAAGACTTGGATTGAGCATAAAAGACATCGTTGCCAGCTTAACTAAAGGGGCTGTTTTTGGCTGTTTGATTGCGATAATTTGCAGCTCTATAGGGTATCAAACAAAAGGCGGTGCAATTGACGTAGGGAAATCAACTACAAAAGCAGTAGTATGGTCGATAGTTGCTGCGGCAATTTTTGACTATATTATTTCGGCAATATTTATAGACTAG